One genomic segment of Pseudomonadota bacterium includes these proteins:
- a CDS encoding DNA alkylation repair protein, whose product MATELREQYGKEVPRAIAKMIVAVHPAFPEKVFLHDALAGYAPLSLTARGSHIAAALHKHLPQDYPKAVVILLASATQAHDYRGGMGSFLFMPHLLFVARFGLDHFEESMRAQHALTQLFTAEFSIRAFLEKHPARTLARLRQWATDPSEHVRRLVSEGTRPRLPWAARLRAFQQDPRPVLELLELLKDDPALYVRRSVANNLNDIGKDHPKILTTVAKRWLRGASAERQWIVRHALRSAVKRADAGALAALGYGAKADVGVRQVSIAPARVTIGGSVSVSFELVNKAAKRQRVMADLVVHFVKSRGTGAKTFKLRAVDLPPRGHVVLSKKITLQQLTTRKHYAGVHRVDALLNGGVRPLGKFVLV is encoded by the coding sequence ATGGCCACCGAACTCAGGGAACAGTACGGGAAAGAAGTGCCGCGCGCGATCGCAAAAATGATCGTCGCGGTGCATCCGGCGTTTCCGGAAAAAGTATTTCTGCACGACGCGCTGGCCGGCTACGCGCCGCTGTCGCTGACGGCCCGCGGTTCCCACATCGCGGCCGCGCTGCACAAACACCTGCCGCAGGATTACCCAAAGGCGGTGGTTATCCTGCTGGCCTCGGCCACGCAGGCGCACGACTACCGCGGCGGCATGGGTTCATTCCTCTTCATGCCGCATCTGCTGTTCGTCGCGCGGTTTGGACTGGATCACTTCGAAGAATCAATGCGCGCGCAACACGCGCTGACGCAGTTGTTCACCGCGGAATTCAGCATCCGAGCGTTTCTCGAGAAACATCCCGCGCGAACGCTGGCGCGCCTGCGGCAATGGGCGACCGATCCGAGCGAACACGTGCGCCGGCTGGTTTCCGAAGGCACGCGGCCGCGATTGCCATGGGCGGCGCGGCTGCGGGCGTTTCAGCAAGACCCGCGGCCGGTGCTCGAGCTGCTCGAATTGCTCAAGGACGATCCGGCGTTGTACGTGCGGCGCTCGGTGGCCAACAACCTCAACGACATCGGCAAGGATCACCCGAAGATCCTGACTACAGTCGCGAAACGCTGGTTGCGGGGCGCGAGTGCCGAACGGCAGTGGATAGTCAGGCACGCGCTGCGTTCGGCGGTGAAACGGGCGGATGCGGGCGCGCTCGCGGCGCTGGGTTACGGTGCGAAGGCGGATGTGGGCGTGCGCCAAGTTTCGATCGCGCCCGCGCGCGTGACGATCGGCGGCAGCGTCAGCGTGTCGTTCGAGCTGGTCAACAAAGCGGCGAAACGGCAACGCGTGATGGCGGATCTCGTGGTGCACTTCGTGAAGTCGCGCGGCACCGGTGCGAAGACTTTCAAGCTCCGGGCGGTGGACCTGCCGCCGCGTGGGCACGTCGTCCTGTCGAAGAAGATAACGCTGCAGCAGCTCACCACGCGCAAGCACTACGCGGGAGTGCATCGGGTGGACGCGCTGCTCAACGGCGGTGTGCGTCCCCTCGGAAAATTCGTGCTGGTGTAG
- a CDS encoding LysE family translocator, with translation MLGIHHYGWFLATAIVLVITPGQDTFFILGRSLSGGRAAGIAAALGISAGSVIHTFAAALGLSALLATSPYAFMAVKFAGAAYLVYIGVRALWSRASGLPGGQGVAAGDGQWAAFRQGVLSNLLNPKVALFFLALMPQFITAGSTNKVGAFLALGLSFVALGVVWCVVLAIGAAHLRGAFLRRPSMANVLGKIAGVMFIALGLRLATARQ, from the coding sequence ATGCTCGGCATTCATCACTACGGGTGGTTCCTCGCGACCGCCATCGTCCTCGTCATCACGCCTGGCCAGGACACGTTTTTCATTCTGGGACGCAGCCTCTCGGGTGGCCGCGCCGCCGGAATCGCCGCGGCGCTGGGCATCAGCGCCGGCAGCGTGATCCACACCTTCGCGGCCGCGCTTGGCCTTTCGGCGCTCCTCGCGACGTCGCCATACGCGTTCATGGCGGTGAAGTTTGCGGGCGCCGCGTATCTCGTCTACATCGGCGTGCGCGCCTTGTGGAGCCGCGCGAGCGGACTGCCGGGCGGGCAGGGCGTGGCGGCCGGCGATGGGCAGTGGGCGGCATTCCGCCAGGGTGTGTTGTCCAATCTGCTCAATCCCAAGGTGGCGTTGTTCTTCCTCGCGCTGATGCCGCAGTTCATCACCGCGGGTAGCACTAACAAGGTGGGCGCGTTCCTCGCGCTCGGACTGTCGTTCGTGGCACTCGGCGTGGTGTGGTGCGTCGTCCTGGCGATCGGCGCTGCGCATTTGCGCGGCGCCTTCCTGCGGCGCCCGTCGATGGCGAACGTGCTCGGCAAGATCGCGGGCGTCATGTTCATCGCGCTGGGCCTGAGACTCGCGACCGCGCGGCAGTGA
- a CDS encoding Gfo/Idh/MocA family oxidoreductase, which produces MPHNPRRQFLAQTAALAAAPLFSSVVSGQAPARKLGVALVGLGSLSTGQIAPALLKTRNCRLAGIVSGSPAKAAEWKQKYNLPDNNVYDYKTMGRMADNKDIDIVYVVTPNSLHLEHALAAAAAGKHVFCEKPMEITVERCQQMIDAVKKAGKMLGVGYRCQFEPNHLECVRLAREKVLGDVKVIDANFGFAIGDPTQWRLKRELAGGGALMDVGIYCLQTTRMLTGEDPIWISAAEVKTDPVKFKEVDETITWQTKFPGGVVTQCVSTYAANGLAGFRAATTRGSFGLEPAYFYSGNRGRRSDGPEINFPLTDQFATELDDFADCIINKRPTKVPGEMGLQDVKYLMAIYESIKKRRPVSLV; this is translated from the coding sequence ATGCCGCACAACCCGCGCCGTCAGTTCCTCGCCCAGACCGCCGCCCTCGCCGCCGCCCCGCTCTTTTCGAGCGTAGTGTCCGGGCAAGCGCCCGCACGCAAGCTGGGAGTCGCGCTGGTGGGGCTGGGAAGTCTCTCCACTGGCCAGATCGCGCCTGCGTTGCTCAAGACACGCAATTGCCGGCTGGCGGGCATCGTCAGCGGCTCGCCCGCGAAAGCGGCCGAGTGGAAGCAGAAATACAACCTGCCCGACAACAACGTCTACGACTACAAGACGATGGGCCGCATGGCCGACAACAAGGACATCGACATCGTCTACGTCGTGACGCCGAACTCCCTGCATCTCGAACACGCATTGGCAGCCGCGGCCGCCGGCAAACACGTGTTCTGCGAGAAGCCGATGGAGATCACCGTCGAGCGCTGCCAGCAGATGATCGACGCGGTGAAGAAGGCTGGCAAGATGCTCGGCGTCGGTTATCGCTGCCAGTTCGAGCCTAACCACCTGGAATGCGTGCGGCTGGCGCGCGAGAAAGTGCTCGGCGACGTCAAGGTGATCGACGCGAATTTCGGTTTTGCGATCGGCGATCCGACCCAGTGGCGTCTGAAACGCGAGCTCGCGGGCGGCGGCGCGCTGATGGATGTCGGCATCTACTGTCTGCAGACCACCCGCATGCTGACCGGCGAAGATCCGATCTGGATCAGCGCCGCCGAGGTCAAGACCGACCCGGTGAAGTTCAAGGAAGTGGATGAAACCATCACCTGGCAGACCAAGTTCCCCGGCGGCGTGGTCACGCAATGCGTGAGCACCTATGCGGCGAACGGCCTCGCGGGCTTCCGCGCGGCGACCACGCGTGGCTCGTTCGGCCTGGAGCCGGCGTATTTCTACAGCGGCAATCGTGGCCGGCGCAGCGACGGCCCCGAGATCAATTTTCCGCTCACCGACCAGTTCGCGACGGAGCTCGATGACTTCGCGGACTGCATCATCAACAAGCGCCCGACGAAGGTGCCGGGCGAGATGGGCCTGCAGGATGTGAAGTACCTGATGGCTATCTACGAGTCCATCAAGAAACGCCGGCCGGTCTCGCTGGTTTGA
- a CDS encoding sialate O-acetylesterase, with amino-acid sequence MLQRIAARLAWAGLAATAMNNARADATLMDALFTDHAVLQRDRPIEVWGHANAGDSVTVTLADATQTARADAQGRWALKLPAQRAGGPFTLSARTDTAAQNADDVLVGDVWLCSGQSNMAFSVRGVLNSRAEIAASANGAIRELKVANVSSTTILASLDKAEWKVASPDTTQDSSATCYFFARELEARTHVPQGMIVSAWGGSKIETWISESALRAAGGYETSLDVLGEYRSDQTRAAAQWGEVWQKWWLALPSTPKGKQPWLANKADGAEWRAAPAELTPWESWGVPALAAYDGIVWYRTRVRLSAAQAKLGATLSLGPIDEVDLTWVNGRAIGSSAGGDRKYPVPAKLLKAGENLVVVNALDTYASGGMYGTAEKRALQFADGTSIPLRGWEYQIAPAGVTNPPRAPWEPTAGNSMLYNAMIAPLRKFGVRGVAWYQGESNTSVPEGKRYESQLRALMADWRKQFDTPLPFLVVQLANYGPMAKTPVESGWALTRDAERRAVEADGNAGLVVTYDIGNRDDVHPTNKQEVGRRLARAARHVVFGESLSASGAQPKSARRDGGNVVVTFGDFEGALTVYNAKDPSAFELCGAAEGSCQFVSARLSGGGSVTLDAGDVPAPARVRFCWADSPLCNLYDGAGLPVTPFEIAVK; translated from the coding sequence ATGTTACAGCGAATCGCCGCGCGGCTGGCATGGGCAGGCCTCGCGGCTACGGCGATGAACAATGCGCGTGCCGACGCGACACTCATGGACGCTTTGTTCACCGATCACGCGGTCCTGCAACGCGATCGGCCCATCGAAGTCTGGGGTCACGCAAATGCCGGCGACAGCGTCACTGTCACGCTGGCGGATGCGACGCAGACCGCCCGGGCCGATGCGCAAGGCCGCTGGGCGCTGAAATTGCCGGCCCAACGGGCTGGCGGGCCGTTCACTTTGTCCGCGCGCACTGACACGGCGGCACAGAACGCCGACGATGTGCTGGTAGGCGACGTGTGGTTGTGCTCGGGCCAGTCGAACATGGCGTTCTCGGTGCGCGGCGTGCTCAATTCGCGCGCGGAAATTGCCGCGTCGGCCAACGGCGCCATTCGCGAGCTCAAGGTGGCGAACGTCAGCAGCACCACGATTCTTGCGTCGCTCGACAAGGCGGAATGGAAAGTCGCCTCGCCGGACACGACCCAGGATTCTTCCGCTACCTGTTATTTCTTCGCGCGCGAGCTCGAAGCGCGGACTCATGTTCCGCAGGGGATGATCGTCTCCGCCTGGGGCGGATCGAAGATCGAAACCTGGATCAGCGAGAGCGCGTTACGCGCAGCCGGTGGATATGAAACCTCGCTCGACGTGCTGGGCGAGTACCGCAGCGATCAGACGCGCGCCGCCGCGCAGTGGGGCGAAGTCTGGCAGAAATGGTGGCTGGCGCTGCCGTCGACACCCAAGGGCAAACAACCCTGGCTGGCGAACAAGGCAGATGGCGCCGAGTGGCGCGCGGCGCCCGCGGAGTTGACGCCGTGGGAGAGCTGGGGCGTGCCGGCACTGGCGGCCTACGACGGCATCGTCTGGTATCGCACGCGGGTCAGGCTCTCGGCCGCGCAGGCGAAGCTCGGGGCGACGTTGTCGCTGGGCCCGATCGATGAGGTCGACCTCACCTGGGTCAACGGGCGCGCGATCGGCAGCAGCGCGGGCGGCGACCGCAAGTATCCCGTGCCGGCCAAACTACTGAAGGCGGGCGAGAACCTGGTCGTCGTCAACGCGCTCGACACCTACGCCAGCGGCGGCATGTACGGCACGGCCGAAAAACGCGCGCTGCAGTTCGCGGACGGCACCAGCATTCCGTTGCGCGGCTGGGAGTACCAGATCGCGCCCGCGGGTGTCACAAATCCGCCGCGCGCGCCCTGGGAGCCGACCGCGGGCAACAGCATGTTGTACAACGCGATGATCGCGCCGCTCAGAAAATTCGGCGTGCGCGGCGTGGCCTGGTACCAGGGAGAATCGAATACTTCCGTACCCGAAGGGAAACGTTATGAATCGCAGCTGCGCGCGCTGATGGCGGACTGGCGCAAGCAGTTCGATACGCCGCTGCCGTTCCTCGTGGTGCAACTCGCCAATTACGGTCCGATGGCGAAGACGCCGGTCGAGAGTGGTTGGGCGCTGACGCGGGACGCCGAGCGTCGTGCGGTCGAAGCCGATGGGAATGCCGGGCTGGTCGTTACCTACGACATCGGCAATCGCGATGACGTGCACCCGACCAACAAACAGGAAGTGGGGCGCCGGCTGGCGCGCGCGGCGCGCCACGTGGTGTTCGGCGAGTCGTTGTCCGCGTCCGGCGCGCAGCCGAAATCCGCGCGTCGCGATGGCGGCAACGTCGTCGTGACGTTTGGCGATTTCGAAGGCGCGCTCACCGTGTACAACGCGAAAGACCCGAGCGCTTTCGAGTTGTGCGGGGCGGCCGAGGGATCCTGCCAGTTCGTGTCGGCGCGTTTGTCTGGCGGCGGAAGCGTGACGCTCGACGCCGGGGATGTGCCGGCGCCTGCTCGCGTGCGTTTCTGCTGGGCCGACAGCCCGCTGTGCAATCTCTATGACGGCGCGGGATTGCCCGTGACGCCGTTCGAGATCGCGGTGAAGTAA
- a CDS encoding endo-1,4-beta-xylanase, producing MSRFSSCGFAALLAAALVACGGGGGGGSLPPPAGGGGGTPQLPSPSTAPALKTILAAKYGMANFPIGAAIEVGSTGGTDAAILQKHFSSITAENAMKPDTIWPNKPGTAPAQPADQPNFGPADALVNFAATNNIQVRGHTLLWHQTVPTWFVVGNLNDTLGYRATVQQHLRTYITAVMNHFPNVYAWDVVNEVATDTPNAADPYRHDSLWYAAYANGGLDGKDYVVDAFMIAGQVRTAMNKPGIKLMLNDYNTELPGKRANVLKIVQDVINAGAPIDGVGHQLHLSLNADVSQVTAAFAAVEALSSTLVNHVTELDVSIYNDPGDCFSARTIPPCLADLGANPPQSVLSQQATLYRALFNAFNRPSVTSVSLWGIADNHTWLNAWPVNRTNRPLLFDIAGNPKWAFWTVVDSSITVP from the coding sequence ATGAGCAGATTCTCGAGTTGCGGATTCGCCGCCCTGTTGGCCGCGGCCCTGGTCGCTTGTGGTGGTGGTGGTGGCGGTGGTTCGCTTCCGCCACCCGCCGGTGGCGGCGGCGGCACACCGCAGCTGCCGAGCCCGTCGACCGCGCCCGCGCTGAAGACGATCCTGGCGGCCAAGTACGGCATGGCGAATTTCCCCATCGGCGCGGCCATCGAAGTGGGCTCGACGGGCGGCACCGACGCCGCGATCCTGCAGAAGCACTTCAGCAGCATCACCGCCGAAAATGCGATGAAGCCGGACACCATCTGGCCCAACAAACCCGGTACGGCGCCGGCGCAGCCCGCGGATCAGCCGAATTTCGGCCCGGCCGATGCGCTCGTGAACTTCGCCGCGACTAACAACATTCAGGTGCGCGGCCACACGCTGCTGTGGCATCAGACCGTGCCGACCTGGTTCGTGGTGGGCAACCTCAACGACACCTTGGGATACCGCGCGACGGTGCAGCAGCACCTGCGCACGTACATCACCGCCGTGATGAATCATTTCCCGAACGTCTACGCGTGGGATGTGGTCAATGAGGTCGCCACCGACACGCCGAACGCGGCGGATCCTTATCGTCACGACAGCCTGTGGTATGCGGCGTACGCCAACGGCGGGCTCGACGGCAAGGACTATGTCGTCGACGCCTTCATGATCGCGGGCCAGGTACGCACGGCGATGAACAAGCCCGGCATCAAGCTGATGTTGAACGACTACAACACCGAGCTCCCGGGCAAACGCGCCAACGTTCTCAAGATCGTGCAGGACGTGATCAACGCTGGCGCGCCGATCGACGGCGTGGGCCACCAGCTGCATCTCAGTCTGAATGCGGACGTGTCCCAGGTCACCGCCGCGTTTGCCGCCGTCGAGGCGCTGTCTTCCACGCTCGTCAACCACGTCACCGAGCTCGACGTCTCCATCTACAACGACCCGGGCGACTGCTTCTCGGCGCGCACCATCCCGCCCTGCCTCGCCGACCTCGGCGCGAATCCACCGCAGTCGGTGCTCTCGCAGCAGGCCACGCTGTACCGCGCGCTGTTCAACGCCTTCAACCGGCCGAGCGTCACGTCGGTGAGCCTCTGGGGTATCGCGGACAACCATACCTGGCTCAACGCCTGGCCGGTCAATCGCACCAACCGCCCGCTGCTGTTCGATATCGCGGGAAACCCCAAGTGGGCGTTCTGGACGGTCGTGGACTCTTCAATCACGGTTCCCTGA
- a CDS encoding DUF4861 family protein, with product MQGLCLGVFMGALGFASAAGAAGASITVTNDLGAARPGAVVSVPFPQIDAVAPGLRMYHLVVRDPKGRILPSQVTNYQHDHHGARYDDLVFSYDFAAGQKQAVFSVETVAAATAPEKSCVYARVVPERFDDMAWENDRIAHRMYGATLNSETAAAVGERLRGSGIDVWAKKVTYPIVDRWYAKGHDQFHADGEGEGLDLYNMGGARGAGGTGVWDGKKLWTSDNFATARVLANGPRRASFKLEYAPFDAGSGLVSETKHFTVDCGVNFDAVESVFDLPEPEGIVGVGLTEHKLAPGDPPAVITKDADGRWISIWEQNKDGGVGVAAILAPDAVSAGIAADGPNGNGVTNHLLLVKATDGVPVRYFTGAGWDRSGQFKDRAAWESYVKTFAAGVARPLVISVSARP from the coding sequence TTGCAAGGACTCTGTCTGGGCGTCTTCATGGGCGCGCTGGGTTTTGCTTCGGCTGCCGGCGCCGCCGGTGCGTCCATCACCGTCACCAACGATCTCGGCGCCGCGCGTCCGGGCGCCGTCGTCTCCGTACCCTTTCCGCAGATCGACGCGGTTGCGCCTGGGCTGCGCATGTACCACCTGGTAGTCAGGGATCCGAAAGGCCGCATCCTGCCATCGCAGGTCACTAACTACCAGCACGACCACCACGGCGCCCGCTACGACGACCTGGTGTTCTCGTACGATTTCGCCGCCGGGCAGAAGCAGGCGGTGTTCTCCGTCGAGACGGTCGCGGCTGCAACGGCGCCGGAGAAGTCCTGCGTCTATGCGCGCGTCGTGCCCGAGCGCTTCGACGACATGGCGTGGGAGAACGACCGCATCGCGCACCGCATGTACGGCGCGACGCTGAACAGCGAGACGGCCGCGGCCGTGGGCGAGCGCCTGCGCGGCAGCGGCATCGATGTGTGGGCCAAGAAAGTCACTTACCCCATCGTCGATCGCTGGTACGCCAAGGGCCACGACCAGTTCCACGCCGATGGCGAAGGTGAAGGCCTGGACCTCTACAACATGGGTGGTGCGCGCGGCGCGGGCGGCACGGGAGTGTGGGACGGCAAGAAGTTGTGGACCTCGGACAACTTCGCCACCGCGCGGGTGCTGGCGAACGGGCCGCGGCGTGCCTCGTTCAAGCTCGAGTACGCGCCGTTCGACGCGGGATCCGGGCTGGTCTCCGAGACCAAACACTTCACCGTCGATTGCGGCGTGAATTTCGATGCCGTCGAGAGCGTGTTCGATCTTCCGGAGCCGGAGGGGATCGTGGGCGTCGGGCTGACCGAGCACAAGCTCGCGCCAGGCGACCCACCGGCCGTCATCACAAAAGATGCCGACGGCCGATGGATCAGTATCTGGGAGCAGAACAAGGACGGTGGAGTCGGGGTTGCGGCCATCCTCGCGCCGGACGCCGTCTCCGCAGGCATCGCCGCGGATGGACCGAACGGCAATGGCGTGACCAATCATCTGCTGCTGGTGAAAGCCACTGATGGGGTGCCCGTGCGTTACTTCACCGGTGCCGGATGGGACCGAAGCGGCCAGTTCAAGGATCGCGCTGCGTGGGAGAGCTACGTGAAAACCTTCGCGGCGGGAGTAGCGAGGCCGCTGGTCATCTCCGTGAGCGCGCGCCCGTGA
- a CDS encoding glycoside hydrolase family 88 protein yields MNGRAILLAGCLLLAAGAFAQNGNFGDWPAGTDPREVGKRVAERFIPTPHMELNARGPKALHYAAVNTWVGALQFAQTTGDVDLARRLEERFEPFLAVDGPRVPRTDHVDGAVFGQLPLELYLQAKRYQYRAMGLTFADAQWDRPTPDGLTNQTRWWIDDMYMITALQVQAYRATGDAKYLERTALEMDAYLQKLQQPNGLFFHAPDVKFFWGRGDGWVAVGMTELLRELPANHRLRKPILAAYRKMMATLLVHQADNGMWRQLIDHSESWEESSSTAMFTYAFVSGVKNGWLPEDTYGPAARKAWIALVGYLTADGDLREVCVGTGKKDDLQYYLDRPRVAGDAHGQAPMLWTATALLR; encoded by the coding sequence GTGAACGGGCGAGCCATCCTGTTAGCCGGCTGTCTGCTGCTTGCCGCCGGCGCATTCGCGCAGAACGGGAATTTCGGCGACTGGCCCGCGGGCACGGATCCGCGCGAGGTCGGCAAACGGGTGGCCGAACGCTTCATCCCGACGCCACACATGGAATTGAATGCGCGCGGGCCGAAGGCCTTGCACTACGCGGCAGTGAATACCTGGGTGGGAGCGTTGCAGTTCGCGCAGACCACCGGGGATGTGGATCTTGCCAGGCGCCTGGAGGAACGTTTCGAACCGTTTCTCGCGGTCGATGGCCCGCGCGTGCCGCGCACCGATCACGTCGACGGCGCGGTGTTCGGGCAGCTGCCGCTCGAGTTGTACCTGCAGGCGAAACGTTACCAGTACCGCGCCATGGGTCTGACGTTCGCGGACGCGCAATGGGACCGGCCGACGCCCGACGGGTTGACCAACCAGACGCGCTGGTGGATCGACGACATGTACATGATCACGGCGCTGCAGGTGCAGGCGTATCGCGCCACGGGCGATGCGAAGTACCTGGAGCGCACCGCGCTCGAGATGGATGCCTATCTACAGAAACTGCAGCAGCCCAACGGGCTCTTCTTCCATGCGCCCGACGTGAAGTTCTTCTGGGGCCGTGGCGATGGCTGGGTTGCGGTGGGCATGACGGAGCTGCTGCGCGAGCTGCCGGCGAATCACCGACTGCGCAAACCGATCCTCGCGGCTTACAGGAAGATGATGGCGACCTTGCTCGTACACCAGGCCGACAATGGCATGTGGCGACAGCTCATCGATCATTCCGAGAGCTGGGAGGAGTCTTCGAGCACCGCGATGTTCACGTACGCGTTCGTCAGCGGCGTGAAGAACGGCTGGCTGCCCGAAGACACGTACGGCCCCGCGGCACGCAAGGCGTGGATCGCGCTGGTCGGATATCTCACCGCCGATGGAGATCTGCGCGAAGTGTGCGTGGGCACCGGCAAGAAGGACGACTTGCAGTACTACTTGGATCGCCCGCGCGTGGCCGGCGATGCGCACGGCCAGGCACCGATGTTGTGGACCGCGACGGCGTTGTTGCGGTGA
- a CDS encoding biopolymer transporter TolR encodes MKGIFLFLALAFSTLAVASPNGGPLGDFEAHGDIGSPKIGGYAAYNADSQVYTLSAGGVNIWAKRDEFQFAYRKMKGDFIVQAQVEFQGKGVDPHRKAGIMARTSIADFDSAYVDGAIHGDGLVSLQFRKAKGEDTAQIEMPAAKTATVIQLERRGSVFILSAARPGEPFEISQIDDAPNVPEEAYVGLFLSSHNVDVKETAIFRNVRVIKPVKVGFTPYRDYIGSRLEILNVASGHRSVVYSSRVPFEAPNWLPDGAALLYNASGGDPATRGRLWKFDLATRTPTLIDTGFAIRNNNDHVLSFDGTQLAISDQSTEAGQSTIFTMPTRGGVPKRITPLTPSYMHGWSPDGKWLTYTAGRPTKKDPKVLEWDIHKTASDGSGKEINLTNTPGLDDGPEFSPDGQWIYFNSTRSGQMQIWRMKPDGTGQERVTNDDKWNDWFPHFSPDGKWITIISYGLDVEPANHPYYKHCLLRIMPTDGSAKPKVIAYIYGGQGTINVPSWSPDGTHVAFVSNSDAL; translated from the coding sequence ATGAAGGGTATTTTCCTGTTTTTGGCGCTGGCGTTCTCGACGCTGGCGGTGGCCTCGCCCAACGGCGGGCCGCTCGGCGATTTCGAAGCTCATGGCGACATCGGCTCGCCCAAGATCGGCGGCTACGCCGCGTACAACGCGGACTCGCAGGTGTACACGCTCAGTGCGGGCGGCGTGAACATCTGGGCGAAACGCGACGAGTTCCAGTTCGCCTATCGCAAGATGAAGGGCGACTTCATCGTGCAGGCGCAGGTGGAATTCCAGGGCAAGGGCGTCGATCCGCACCGCAAGGCCGGCATCATGGCGCGCACGTCGATCGCCGATTTCGATTCGGCGTACGTCGATGGCGCGATCCACGGCGACGGACTGGTCTCGCTGCAGTTTCGCAAGGCCAAAGGCGAAGACACGGCGCAGATCGAGATGCCGGCGGCGAAAACCGCGACCGTCATCCAGCTCGAGCGGCGCGGCTCTGTATTCATCCTCTCCGCGGCGCGCCCCGGCGAGCCGTTCGAAATTTCGCAGATCGACGACGCCCCGAACGTGCCCGAAGAAGCCTACGTCGGCCTGTTTCTCTCCTCGCACAACGTGGACGTGAAGGAAACGGCGATCTTTCGCAACGTGCGCGTGATCAAGCCGGTGAAGGTGGGCTTCACGCCGTATCGCGACTACATCGGCAGCCGGCTCGAGATCCTCAACGTCGCGAGCGGGCATCGCAGCGTGGTGTACTCCTCGCGCGTGCCGTTCGAAGCGCCCAACTGGTTGCCCGACGGCGCAGCGCTGCTCTACAACGCCAGCGGCGGCGACCCCGCCACGCGCGGCCGCCTGTGGAAATTCGACCTCGCCACGCGCACACCCACGCTGATCGACACCGGCTTCGCGATCCGCAACAACAACGACCACGTGCTGTCGTTCGACGGCACGCAGCTCGCCATCAGCGACCAGAGCACGGAAGCGGGCCAGTCCACCATCTTCACGATGCCGACGCGCGGCGGTGTTCCCAAGCGCATCACGCCGCTCACACCTTCGTACATGCACGGCTGGTCGCCCGACGGGAAATGGCTCACTTACACCGCGGGCCGCCCGACGAAAAAGGACCCGAAGGTGCTCGAGTGGGATATCCACAAGACCGCCTCCGACGGTAGTGGCAAAGAGATCAACCTGACCAACACACCCGGCCTCGATGATGGCCCCGAGTTTTCGCCCGACGGCCAGTGGATCTATTTCAATTCCACGCGCTCGGGGCAGATGCAGATCTGGCGCATGAAACCCGACGGCACCGGCCAGGAACGCGTGACCAACGACGACAAGTGGAACGACTGGTTCCCGCACTTCTCGCCCGATGGCAAGTGGATCACCATCATTTCGTACGGGCTCGACGTGGAGCCGGCTAACCACCCGTACTACAAGCATTGCCTGCTGCGCATCATGCCGACCGACGGCAGCGCGAAGCCGAAAGTGATCGCGTACATCTACGGCGGCCAGGGCACGATCAACGTGCCGTCGTGGTCGCCGGATGGGACGCACGTGGCGTTCGTTTCGAACTCCGACGCTCTCTAA